CATGTCAAGGTTGGTGGAACCGTCAGGCAGAGTGATGAGGATTGTGCCGGCAATTGGAGTCAAAGCTCCGCTCGCGGCAATCGAGAATCCTGCAACGGTGAACGTGCCGGCATTATCGACATACACCCACTCACCATTCGGGGTGATGGCATTCCAGCAGTTGCCATTCCCATCGGTGGGGATGCTTTGGCTGATTGCAGTGATCGTACCGTTTGGGTTGATCGTATAGGAAGAGATGGTCGACGTGTCCGTCCCGTTGCTGGGCTGGTTCTCGGAAACAATCAGCTGTCCGTTGGGTGTAAACACAGTCGCAAAGACACCCGCCGTGACGCTGGTGTTAGCGACCACCGTACCAAGAGTTCCATCGGGATGAACTGGAAAGACGTCTATGTGGTTCGAAACCTTCTCAATCACGATAAGCCACTGACCGTTGGGGCTTACCGAGATCGAGGAAGCACCTGAATTCAGGCCGGTGAGAAAGGCCGACGAGTTCTGTATCTCGTGAAGCCGTCCATGCCCATCCGCTCTGAATGGGACCACAGCGCCGTTTCCACCCGCATTGAGCACGTAGACAACGCCGTTATGTTCCGCTACCGCAATCGGAAAAGCACCGCCCGAAGATTCCTGGTCGGCAAGGACAGGCAGGCCGTTGTTGAGGACGCGGAAACTCGAGACCGTTCCACTGGCAGCATTCACAGCAAAGAGCAGAGTGTGATCGCCACTGAGTGTGAGAGAGCCTTGCGACTGAAGCGGATCATTTTCACCACCGCTTCCGCGACCACCCGTCGCGACGCTTGAAGTGAGGACGAACTGTCCGTTTCGATTAAGTTGGTAGGTTAAAACCTCGTTCTGCGTGTTGTTATTCGTCATCACGAAGATTGAGTTGCCAACACCCTTTTTGGCATCGGCTGCATACACGTTGGTGGTGAAAGCTCCGATAACGAGCGCGATGGCCAAAAGGCCGGGAACTGACTTCATCATTGCATTGACTCCTCTGGGGAATGGTCCCATTTACGCAAACGCCCTCCCGGCGTCGTCCGAAGAGGCAACGTCCGAAGTTGCGTCGTTACTGTGCGCAAGAGTTTGAGGATTCAACAGGGAGAAGGTTACAGCGTGCGAGTGATTAATATCTGCGCCCTCAGACCAAAGACCAAGTGCCACAGCCCATCACTGTAACCTTCATCGGCATTGCGCATCTGATGGCGAGGCGGGTGGCACGGGGGAAGGTTCCGTCTGTTCCACCGCGTTTCACAGGATCAGAGAATATTTGCCTCAACAAGCCTAGCGATCTTTTGGACGACAGCGTGTACGTCTTTTTTTATCTCGTGACCCCAGACGCGGAGAACTCTCCACCCGCGCCTACGCAGCTTGCAGAAGTTCTTCAAGTCCCGCGATTTGTTCGTTTCTATCTTTTGCCGCCAATATGGTTTTAGCTTGAATCCCCAACGCTGAAAGTGGTAGCCGTGCCAAAAGTCGCCATCGACGAAAACAGCAAGCCGTGCGCTGACAAAAACGATGTCGGGCTTGCCCGGGAGAGTCGGTACATTCTTTCTGAAACGGTAACCCCGCTTGTGAAGTTCCGACCTTACGAGTCGTTCCAAACTCGTGTCTTTGCTCTTCACTCGTGACATCGCCATGCTTCGTTGTTCGGGGGTCAGGTAGTCGGTCATATCCTCTCCCACTTGAATTACGCCGTCCGTCCCTGTATTACTTTACGCGGGCCATTTCATCCTCGCTGAAGCACAAGGTCAATTATGCCAGCAAAACTCAAGGCTGCTGGGAATCCCTCCAAGGGATTTTTTATCAGGATGATTACGAGGGATATTTCTCTCACCGACTGCATGTTGGACCTGCTTGACAACAGCGTAGACGGAATCAACCGTCTCAAGCACGGTGCTTCCGATGGCAATGCCCCACGCTACAGCGGCTTCGACGTAAAGATTCAGTTTGGTGAGCGGTCGTTTTCCATCTCTGACAACTGCGGTGGGATTCCGATCAAGATCGCCCAGGAATATGCCTTCCGTTTTGGACGACCCGACGATGTAATTGAAGATTCTGGTCAGTCGATTGGTCTCTATGGCATCGGGATGAAACGTGCCATGTTCAAAATGGGTAAAGACATCAATCTTGTTACTTCTACTGGGCAAGAGTCTTTTTCGTTGGACATCGACGTGGACAAGTGGCGTGATCGTGAACCGGAAACGGATTGGGACTTTGACCTAACCGATGTCAAGCGGTCGGGAACGGAAGTACCTGCCGGAACCACTATCAAAATCCACAGACTCTATCCCGGCATCAA
Above is a window of Candidatus Sulfotelmatobacter sp. DNA encoding:
- a CDS encoding beta-propeller fold lactonase family protein encodes the protein MMKSVPGLLAIALVIGAFTTNVYAADAKKGVGNSIFVMTNNNTQNEVLTYQLNRNGQFVLTSSVATGGRGSGGENDPLQSQGSLTLSGDHTLLFAVNAASGTVSSFRVLNNGLPVLADQESSGGAFPIAVAEHNGVVYVLNAGGNGAVVPFRADGHGRLHEIQNSSAFLTGLNSGASSISVSPNGQWLIVIEKVSNHIDVFPVHPDGTLGTVVANTSVTAGVFATVFTPNGQLIVSENQPSNGTDTSTISSYTINPNGTITAISQSIPTDGNGNCWNAITPNGEWVYVDNAGTFTVAGFSIAASGALTPIAGTILITLPDGSTNLDMATSGDGKYLFNLLSGSGALGVYTINSDGTLTQLGDIEGLPQAAGFNGIAAL